The following DNA comes from Gadus chalcogrammus isolate NIFS_2021 chromosome 12, NIFS_Gcha_1.0, whole genome shotgun sequence.
CTGGTCCATGTGTTCAGGGCTGATTCACTGTGCACCGGGGTTCATTTGaggggtgtggaggaggagaagactcACTTGGGCGCCGGGTGGATGTTGAAGATGATCTGGGGCCGCGGGGGGGCCCACTCCAGGTTGCCTCGCACCCGGATCCTCAGCTTGTAGATGTCGGCGTGCTCGCCGTCGTccggggagatggggagggagtcCGGGAtgggcagcagctgcagcatcGGGGCCAGGGACGAGGAGTGGTTAGGTGGGAGGACTGGGAATACTGGTTTGCAGTAACTACTAAAGAGTATTCCAAAATTCGAATATGACTTGTAACATAAACAAATATGACGTTCTAATGCCTTCTTTTAATGCCTTAACGAAGGCATTAGAACGTGAACATTGATATTAAAATGTGTTCACGTGGCTCTTCCCATGTGAACCGTCTCGTGTGTCAGGCCAATAAACTGCAGGCTTTAAAGGCCTGAGGCCTGCCAGTCAGTGACGAGATAAGGCTGAGCCAGTTAAGTCAGTTATGTCTGTTCACCTGAGAATACGCCGTCTCTCAAATGAACCGAGATCGAATTAATGATCAGATAGGGAATATTTGTATGAAAGGATTCGTTCGCATCatactcttgctcagcaaagatggaaaataacatAACCTGTATAAAAATGATGGCTATCGAATAACATATCAATTCCGAATCATTCATTTGGTCTCGCTTCGAGAGACAGCGTATTCTCAGTTCTCACTCTTAGGAcatcactttatttgtttattttgaaatgtgtaGGTAAGTAGTACAACTTCTAATGTTTATTTGGAAATAAATCTACCTATAGAAATAGTTATGTCTCCGGTTGTATTGGTTTGCTATCTTTTGGACAATGGGCAAAATTTATATTTGAATATGGAAGCTATGGGTTTCTTTAGAAGGAAACGCTGACGTCATGGATAGCCACTTGGGAGAGCCCTCGTTTACCGTGTCCCATAACAACAATGCTGAATGTAATACAATCCTTGTGAGAACCTCCCTTTTGCTGCGAAGGGGACACATTGTCGGGTGACACGGAGCATCTCCTTGTTGAGTTCATTGCTCAAGGACAAGTTTACCCAAATTAATAATCATTGTCATGAGGTTGGTAGACATAAGGAGGCCAACTGTATTTAGGTCAACGTTGAGTTACATAAATAACCAAAGCGCTTAAGCTGATGCTTGTGAACAATGATTACCTCTTTTGTCAGGCCCTATTGTTACattattgttgattttgttatttttactaCGGCAAAAACACATCCGCATCaaatggacaaacacacacgctggtatgcacaaacacacatggcaaCACAGTTGACATGAGCATACAGCCCACATCGTGTCAGATAACCAGATTGGATTGTACCGTTTTAAAAGATAAGCATGTGCACCTTATTCATCCCTGCAGGAAAATAAGGGTGGAAAAGAAACGCAGCATTGTCTCCTAAAACTATGATATGTTCTCCCTGTGTGagcatgcatgcatgagtgAATGTGCAtatgtaagtttgtgtgtgtgttggcgcatGCCTGCATGTgcgtctgtaagtgtgtgtggttatgcaagtgtttgtgcaagtgtctgtttgtttgcttgtgtttgcgtttgcctgcatgtgtgtatgcaagtgtgtgtctctaagcgtgtgcgcgtgctcgtgtgcatgcgcgtgcgtgcatgcgtgtgggtgTAAGCGCGTGTGTGGGCGTAGGTGTTTGtaagcacgtgtgtgtgtgtgtaagagtgtgtgtgtccgtgtgcacgtgtgtgtgtgcaccttctGCGGAGCGTCCTGCTCAGGAACCAGCCAGTCGAGCTCGGACGCAGCAGGAAGCTGCATGCCCTCGAACTGTCTGAGCAGACCCATGGCCACCGACTCAGCAGAGTTAGACTGGAGGAAGGACGGGCAgctggagacagggagggggagggagggagagacagagagagggagggagggacagagagagggagggagggacagagggacagagagagggggagagacagagagagggagagaggcagagagagagagacagagagagggagagggggagagacaaagacagagggacagagagagggagagacagcgagacagagggacagagggagagaggaagaggagagaggaggcgagaCAGAAAGacgaagggaaagagagaggagagacagagagaggagggacagagagaggcgagaggatGAGTCATGACATTCAGAATCAGCAGAAACAGGTTGTGTTTCCTCTTACATGCTTTGTTTTGCCCTGCGATGGCCGATGAAGTAGGTCAACAGACTAAAGGGATCAGTAGACGTCAGCTATGCGGATTTAAAACAGACTATTAAAACCGGTGGTCCGTGAATAAATTGCTTACTTTTAAGAGTTGTACAGAGATAAAACAGGACGGACAGACATGTATAGAGATGTTTGGAAATCAATATGATATATAGACATAGGGATAGAGATAAAGATGTATAGAGAGATCTTAAGATATCAACgataatgtataataataccaaaaataaatcaatagtaTTTAATGCAATATAAATCTTGTTAAGTGAAGATGTGAATGAAGATGAGGACCAATAGAGGCAGAGACGTGTGCTGTATAGAGACGGCGGTAGTCAGACGTGGGTATGGATGTTCTACTCACATGGAGTCGGAGCTGAGGAAGGACTTGGTGGAGGTGACGCTGCGCTTGATGTCAGCCTCTGAAGAACAACAGGAATAAAGTCAAAGCCAATAGACAATCAGCCACACGTTAGCCACACGTTAGTGCGGCTGATGTTTAAAAGAGATCAGGACAGTTGCTTGGGTTTACGATGTATTCTCTTACACGGTTCATATCAAAATgtgctttattattttattttctcagaAAACCACAAATAGAATGTAGGTTGCTTGGCCCATTGGCAGGTAGAACTGTAACTAAGATGATGAGAAATCAGGTCAATGTTTTCAATGACCAAGAACCGTTAATTAACTTCTTTCCTTCTAGGCCATAAAGATGTTCTTTATTATGAACTTTACCATGGCCTTTATCACAGCTTGTATTGTTGCTGTGTAACCGATATAATGAACTCTGACCTTCCTTGTAACAGATGATGGAGCAACTAAAGTAGGACTACAAGTCCACTTTTAAATAGTTTATCAATTatacatatttaataatattaaaatgtataatGCAGTGCTACTACCACCAATACCAGGGATTTAAGAGTTGCTCAGAGTGCATGTCAGCAAGTGAAGGGCAATTTAAAAGttatttgttgaaatgaaacagtaaaaaaaaaaaaaaggtgcttTTGGTAAGATCTCAGAGCTAGAATTTGTATTTATGTTCTGGAAATGCCACATTCATCCATTAGCTATCAGTGACTGAAATACAACGTTTTATAACTCTGTATAAAACTTTAGTTAATTTTTTCTGACCAATCCGATATGAGCGGCTTCGGGATTGGCGATTGGTTTAGAGAATCCAGCcttcctgtcaatcacaggtgcctGAATTAAACACTTCTCAATGCTGGAGTGTAgtgtagggagagggaggagactaCCTTTGGCAGTTTTATTTTAAACTCTACCCCACTGAAATCCTACCTAGAGCACCTATAAGGGTTGAAGAGAGTACGGTAGGTCAAGTGTCGGAGGCTCAGAGCTTTGTAGTCGGATGTTTACGATCGGATGAATGGATGACAGATGGAGGAAAGAATTTAGCTAAAGGTGGGGGTTAGTAAATAAAACACTGGGCTAGGAAGGTGAACAAACAAAAGACACTAACTCTACTCACTAATCCGACCCCGAAAGCCTCCCTACACCTCCCCTATAGAAACGTCCATTTGCAGATCACAACAAACGTCTACCACACACAGCCATGGCAGCTGAAGCCAGGAGGAGGCCGGCCTGGATCCAAACTGAAAACCCTTCCTTCTGGGTCCCATCGACCAAAAAGCCCTCACACGTCTGAGAGCAACAACCGCTTCCGTGTCGTAGAAACAGGTGGCTTCCAGCCAGCTGCGTGTAAAATAAAGAGGTGAGATCCCCTTTTAGTGAGTATCATACCCACTCCAGAAATGACTCTTGCATCACTTGCATTTTTACCTCACTACACATACCTAGAACATGTAGTGAGATACACACCGTGTCCTTTTAGTGTTCTTTTGATAGAGATCACAAAGAGATAAGGGAAATTAAAAAACTCTCAAATTCTCAGTTTGGAACCAAGCCGCATCACCTCGTCTGAAAAGCCCACGTCGTTAGGATTGTTAGAAAGGTTTGGTACGCAGCCGTCCTGCCACCTACGTcacgccccctcccccagcctacAGATACCTGAGAAGAGAGATGCGAGTGACAAGGTGAGGCCGTTCTGAGAGACCGCCAGCAGGGATTGGCCAGCACAGTCGTCATCTGCGAGACACAAAACTAAACACTCAgcatcgcacgcacgcacacacactcagctccCCAGCatcgcgcgcacacgcacgcacgcgcgcgcacacgcacacacacacacacacacacacacacacacacacacacacacacacacacacacacagcgcattTGTCTCACACCTTGTAAAACACACCCTGGGTATTTAAAGCGCCCCTATGCAAGGACAGAGAGTCACATTTCTAGAAGCCTCGGCACGTACACCTTGGCGGCGTGTATAAAACTCTCCTGCCAGCTTAGTCCCGACCACAAATTTCACTTCCTGGTCGTGTTTCCCCTCAtcctaacaccaccaccaccagctcacCACAGCACTGCTTTCCCTACATCCATTTCCCAGTAAAAGATGTGTTAAAAGGGGAACTCTATAAAGAGCTGACATGAATAAAaaccagacaaaaaaaaaaaaaaaaaaacacagtcaaaacaaacaaccaccacttttttggggggggttcGAGGAGAGGAACTGGATAGAGATTAAATGTCAAGTTGAATGTGAAATGGAATGAATCTTGATTTCGCAGGGTGACTTGATTTATGATAGGGAAGGGAAGAAACAATCAAACTAAACTTCAAGTTATCTCATTTCTTTTTGGAATGGATTACCCATGACACCACTGCTTGGAAATGGTGTGAATTGGTACAACGGCGATAAGAACACAACACGACACCAAACAATCATCAAGTGCATACTTGAACTTGCAGTTcaatcaaaataaaaataaataaaaccaacgCGCAACAAAATACAGCCCGTTCCATTTGTGTACATAATGTAAAATCTAACGAATGAAACATAAAtctcaatacaaaataaataagacgGCATCGTATAGAAGAGCAGCATCCCGAGGCATCATCCCCCaaaccctcaccaccaccaccaccaccagcccctcccATCGCCCTACCTAGATCgcactcccccacctcctccgccgACCCAGAGTCAGAGAGCCCCTGGGAGGAATCCCGGGAGCTCCTCCGGGATCCCCCGCTGTCTGTAGAGGGGAGcgctggagaggaggagaggaggaggagagggggagaggaggagaggaggaggaggagaggaggaggaggggaggagaggaggaggagaggaggaggaggggaggagaggaggaggagagggggagaggaggaggggaggagaggaggaggagagggggagaggaggaggggaggagaggaggaggagagaagagagacaaagTCAGTAGCCGTGTAGCGAGAGCATCTTCACAGCGTGCTTGTGAAGATGTTTCCCCCCGAAAACCCGGCCCGGCCATTGTATAATATGATAATTACTGATAATGCATTGCATTAATACCTTTTATAACTCTTTTCCATGCGTTTAAAATAAACTTTACGATTCAGTGGAAACAAAGGAAAACCAGAGGAAACAGACAAGGACACGTGGCACACTATTATACAAAGAAATATGAAACCATACAGAAGAAACGTTAGAGAGGAAATTATCGTTAAAAGCTATTTCAGAAAGGCACGGGTTCAGAAATGTTCTGAATGACTTTCCACGCCACCGCTTTGGTCGTTGCTGGAGGCACTGGAGCCTCACCCTAGATTGCATAACCTGAATCCTACCTCAGCCATAACATGGGCCATACAACTTGTTTTCCCAAAAGGATCGCCTCGTATTAATGAGAGGATACAGCGTTGGCCACCAACGTTCACCTCGAGTCCGTTCAACTGGAAAAGTTGAAATAGGAACTATGCTTGTAGAGGGCATTGTGTAAAATTAAAGAAATGAGTAATAACCTTTGGGACCTGACCCACCCCATACGCAACATATGGTCATGTTATGTTACAATGTCAGCAGAAAGCCAACAAACCTGTTGTGCACACTATGAATGATGGGGATTGGTGCACATGCACCAAGCCATATGTATGGTCTGTACTTCAGAGGGGGGAATGCCTTTTAAGTGGGTTTATAACAGCAATGGCCTTAACAGGTTACAGCCAGTGAGCCGACTGTGTTCTGCAGTTAGCATACAGTGTTGAGAATACACTTATGGTTCTGTGCAGAAACGTTACTTTGCTACAAGGTTAGCAGAGTTAGTGCTGCGTTGCTAGCCTACCGTGCTTTGTGGTTAGTTTACTCTGCTACAAGGCCTGCAGACAGTGCTGCGCGGTTAACCTTCTGTGCCATGTGGTTAGCTTACCATGCAGCGTGGTTAGCTTAGCGTGCAGCGTGGTTAGCTTAGCGTGCTGCGCGGTTAGCAGACCGTGCTGCATGGTTAGCTTACCGTGCTGCGCGGTTAGCTTAGCGTGCTGCGCGATTAGCAGACCGTGCTGCGCGGTTAGCTTACCGTGCTGCGCGGTTAGCTTACCGTGCTGCGCGGTTAGCTTTAGCGTGCTGCGCGGTTAGCAGACCGTGCTACGTGGTTAGCTTACCGTGCTGCGCGGAGCTGCATGGCGGCAGGTGGCTGCGGCGGATCTGCTGCCTTCGCAGGCGGATTTTCTGCTTGAGCTGCTGGATCTCACAGTCGctgtcctcttcctcgtcaccctcctcttcccggCGCCGGACATTGCACTTCATCAGCTCAATCGCTGCGATCAGCGACTCGGAAATGCTGAAGTGGGCATTTTCCTGaagattggagagagagagagagagaaaatacatAGTTTATTTGTAAATACCCTACGCTGGTATTCCAGCTGGGCCTATCCTATTTAGCAGTAAGCACAAAAGAAAACACTTCAGGCAGATTTACTGAATGAGCGTCATACTGGTTTTCATGCGTTACCTTCTCAAGGTCAGCACAGCTGCCAAAGTCCTGCTCTGACAGGTAACTGATGAGGCTCTGGCCTTTCGAAGGCTTCCGGAACATTCCGTCAGGAACGCCGCTGTGCTCTGAGCAATCTGACACACACATCGTTGTTAAACACTCTAGTCACCAGACAAAGCAGATAACAGTCTCTCTGccgagtccacacacacacacacacacacacacacacacacacacacacacacacacacacacacacacacacacacacacacacacacacacacacacacacacacacacacacacacacacacacactctgaagtACCCTGTACTTACTGGACTCCATGTAGAGCGAGCCGGATGCACTGACATCACTGCTGTGCGTGGCAAAGGGGTTGTAGTCCTTGATGGAGCAGTCGTCGCCTGCCGACTCTGGCAATCAGAGGAACATACAGCACTCAGGAAAAGCCTCCGGCAACACCCGGAGGAACACTCCGATCAATACTGGATTTCACGTCGATGGAGAGATGCAGAATCATCTCACTAACAGATGACCAAATAAGGGAATGATCCAAGTGGATGAAACAATATAGCGTTGGGAATTAATTGGTGTACATGCTTTCTGTGGATTCTAGTTTAACAAAAAGGGACTTTATATCAATGTATGTGTAAAACACATCCATGCATGACAGTTCAAACAAATTCAAACAAATACATGACGAAAAAATAAGACAACGTCTTGTGTGATAACTTGACAGAAAGAAAATAGACAAACATTTTGACCAAACGATATTCAATAGGGGCCACATTCCAGATGAGAAACAGAATGAAGGGACATTGATGACAGAAGAGAAGAGCATCAAACTACAGGCCCAGAGCAAGCCTTTCGATCAGTGGAAATGGCAGTTGAAGGAAAGTACAGATATTCTTCCTAGATCAGAGAGCACTTAGCTAACCCACGAATGCAAAGATCCCTCACCCTTAGCTTGACCCTCAAATGGATTTCTTGATGCCTTATTCATCAAGCTTGCAGAAACAGATCGAGGGAGACACTATTTTTAAATATGCTGAGTTTACACAACAGAAATACAAAGATTaaaccccccccaaaaaaaaattattctCACTTCCTTACAAAATCTATTATATCCAATACCTCAGCATCATCAACTCTAGCTTCAAACCAAAATCCAAGAATTGGCATTTACCACCATATCTAACTCAACGAAAACTTAACCAAACCATCTGCGTCCTAAACAACCACCCATCAAAGGTTGATCCTTTACCAGGTAGTATGGGGCTGCAGCTAAATTAGTGTATCggagctgatgtgtgtgtgtgtgttgggggggacgggggacgggggacaaGTCATCACCATGCaggataaaaaataataataatcacatatGCGGATGGGAGGGTAAAGGGGGCTGGGGTGTGATAACGGAGAGATGGAGCACAGAGGAACTGCGCTGCCAACCTGCCACGGGCTCTTCTATTATTATGGTGATCTTCCGGGCTCCCCCTCCTTGGCACGCAGAgaggcgcccccccccaccccaaagagagagagaagggaagcaGAGGGTGTTACAGAGCAGTAGAGAACGAGAGTCAGCTCTCCGGTTCCCGCCGCGACCACAGGGGAAACAGGAACCACGGACCAATCTGCGCACCGACAAGACGCAGGAAACCAGGAAGAAGAGAAAGACTTCACAGAAACGTGGCAAAAAGGacaaaggcttagttatggcgGGACGTTGACGCagcgcaatgaccacgcagtcgctttcgaacgcagtcgtgaacctgtttggGTTAAGCGTCGTCCGCCCATGCACACTGCTGCCTTCACCGATTGGCCGACCCACCTTGTCTCTTCTGATCGACGCCCGTGTCGGAGATGGAGCGTATGTGGCCCCTGGTCACCCGGGCCGGCCCCCGCTGGCCCTCGGAGAAGGACGAGcgccggggagggggaggagcaacGGCCAGGGAACTCCggcgcggcgggggcggggccgcggACTCTGCCGGCCCCCGGTTGGGGGTGGAGCTTCGGGAGTCCTGGCGACTGCGTTGCCCCTGGTTACCGATGGCCAGGTACTCGGGGCCGTCGTCGTAGTCCCCTTCCCCCGCCTCGGGCATGGGGGAGGACGAGCGGGGGGACGAGGTCAGCGAGATGAGCGGGGGCATCAGCAGGGGGGCCGCGGACGGGGTGGGGCCCCGCAcgccgccccccccggccccggggACCCAGTCGGGGCCGAGGCTGACGGCGGAAGAGGTAGGGTCTGGAAGGGGAAGAGTTCAGATTCAGATGAGTCAACTCTATTTACATAAAAAagggtctcacacacacacactcacacactcacacactcacacactcacacactcacacactcacacactcacacacacacactcactcctcaAAACCTCAAAACTCAAATCCCACATGACCGATACCTATAGTCCTGGTATGCTTTCCCCCCCTCATTTTTTCTTCCCTGCCTAGGCAAGTTTTAGGGTGTGGTAGATCCCGCCACTTCACCAATTCTTCAATTACAGGTGGTGTTTGGGGAATTGTGGAACTGACTGCAGCAACTGAAATACATTCATGCTTCCCTTTAATTGACACTACAAATTAACCCAGATTAAAGGAATTCAGCCTCAAGGTAAATTTCTTCCTGACACCAGATGGATCCAAAGAGAAAATGGCTGCACTGGAATTACACAATGAGGCTCTGTTTACCAAATCATGGGATGTAGTTTCTTAAAAAGGAAACGCCAACGGATCTTTAGCAATCTATTAAAATGCAGAGCAAAGGCATTTATTGGAACTGGTTCTTCTTCATACTCTTGCCAGACACGGGTTTCTGGCAGTATCCATGTGCATGGAACAAAAAAGCCTTTGTGTGTTCGTGTCAGTCGGCCTATTCACAGCCCAATTGAAGTAGATTCATGGTTATCACATGTCTGCATCATCCTCATAATAAGTTAACGTATTAAagcattacattattattattagaagtCGATGGGTGGTACAGACGCCCTATTCTACAAGGATGTTCTACATATCAAGGAACAGGAGTGCTGAATGGAAAACAGACAAAgtgctgctgcagcaacactTTAAATTCAGCAATGGCAAGCACAATCACTTCATTCCGGGGGCCAACTGCACAAGTCTCCATAAAACATGATCAGCTAGGACAGTACTGAAATAGCCACGGATTGTACTGCGTGAACATCAGATAAAACAAAGACGATGCAGACCTCTGCTTTCTATGTTTTTACAAAGCACGAAGGGCCTATGGTGACTGGCAAGAGTGTTCGACCAATCAGATCCCAGGCAGGGCTGTAAGGAATCGGAGGCAATCAGCTGCATTCTCTTGGCCCTCCGTGACACATGACTGTCCCCACCTCACCCCTCTCTAACCTTCACCCCTCTCTACCCTCCTTCACCCCTctctaccctcacccctctctaaCCTTCACCCCTCTCTACCCTCCTTCACCCCTCTCTACCCTCCTTCACCCCTCTCTACCCTCCACCCCACTCGCCTCCaactcacccctctccctcactccccatCTCTACCCtccaccactccctccctcccctctccctgactcccccccccagccctctccccttcacctccctccctcacacccctctccctgactcccccccagccctccacctctccctcacattcttcccccccccccgctcaccgctgtctgtgtgtctgcgtgcggtGCTCTGGGCCGCCGCCTCGTCGACCTCCCGGAGGGAGCTGATGGACGTGGTGAGCCGGTGGCTCAGAGCCTGGCCCTTGGGGGGCCCGTCGGTGGCTCTCCAGGAGCCAGGCAGCACGCACATGCTCTGGGTCTTCAGCAGGCCGATGCAGGGCTGGGACCTCATGGGTGAAAGctgcacagagagacagatgggggggaggggggcagcagaCAACCGTTAAGCCCAGGAGGAACTGAGAACACCTACGGAAGTCCCCGGGGTGAATCGGATATTTATGTATTGGGGATGTTTTGGGTGAGCTTTTTATGCATAGAAAAAGTCCCTTGTGAGTacagtgtctgtgtttttttgtgtgtgcgtgtgcgtgcgtgcgtgcgtgcgtgcgtgcgtgcgtgcgtgcgtgcgtgcgtgcgtgcgtgcgtgcgtgcgtgcgtgtcctaCCGCCACAGTGTCCACAAGGGCCAGTAGCTTGGGGTTGTTCTGCTCCAAGGCCTCCAGACACTGGAACATGGCGGTCACATGGGGCTCGCTCAACAGGAAGGCCGTGTCTATCATCATCATCGAGAGAAGGGAAGatggggacgtatcagatatctAAATCTAGTGGTCGggtgtttctctccctcacaaGCTTCTATGTTTGCTACACCATGTGTAGCAACATGCCCTAAGCTCCTACTACATGGCCCGGTCTCTGTACCCAAGTATTTTAGCTTGGGATGCGCCATTCATGTATCGGTTTTCAGAGCATGCATACTTAAATCATTCGCACACACGTTTTCAGAATCAAGAAAGGACACATTAAGAATGGGAAGTCATCTACCATAGAGTACGTG
Coding sequences within:
- the rubcn gene encoding run domain Beclin-1-interacting and cysteine-rich domain-containing protein isoform X2, whose amino-acid sequence is MITTRIYSGLDRGKVASCYGTGVPREDMEGTAEREYEERRREHWKLLSSLKTTVEGLVSTTNPNVWSRYGGLQRLHKDMNNILSHGLTNEQVYYKQRDYWPYVWCVRYISPHLASHVEQFSSLEPVPCSGAQGGGESYKAERWLLHSLQVHMLSVQLRPLLRHQGHTRKYYNDTAFLLSEPHVTAMFQCLEALEQNNPKLLALVDTVALSPMRSQPCIGLLKTQSMCVLPGSWRATDGPPKGQALSHRLTTSISSLREVDEAAAQSTARRHTDSDPTSSAVSLGPDWVPGAGGGGVRGPTPSAAPLLMPPLISLTSSPRSSSPMPEAGEGDYDDGPEYLAIGNQGQRSRQDSRSSTPNRGPAESAAPPPPRRSSLAVAPPPPRRSSFSEGQRGPARVTRGHIRSISDTGVDQKRQESAGDDCSIKDYNPFATHSSDVSASGSLYMESNCSEHSGVPDGMFRKPSKGQSLISYLSEQDFGSCADLEKENAHFSISESLIAAIELMKCNVRRREEEGDEEEDSDCEIQQLKQKIRLRRQQIRRSHLPPCSSAQHALPSTDSGGSRRSSRDSSQGLSDSGSAEEVGECDLEADIKRSVTSTKSFLSSDSICPSFLQSNSAESVAMGLLRQFEGMQLPAASELDWLVPEQDAPQKLLPIPDSLPISPDDGEHADIYKLRIRVRGNLEWAPPRPQIIFNIHPAPKRKIVVTKQNHRCAGCGIRVDPDYIKRLRYCEYLGRYFCQCCHDNAQAVVPGRVLRKWDFGKYYVSNFARDLLGKIAGDPLFNPNDINSGLYKKIKALEAVRVLRVQLFHMKNLFKTCRLARDVLDQFDSLPGHLTEDLHLFSLNDLAAVRSGDLVPRLKELLKHGSTHVAGCVLCQAKGFVCEFCGNGKDIIFPFDLNKCQRCEECHACYHRGCFRAGKECPRCQRLAARRERMARKNMEEQEDEGGGG
- the rubcn gene encoding run domain Beclin-1-interacting and cysteine-rich domain-containing protein isoform X1, whose product is MITTRIYSGLDRGKVASCYGTGVPREDMEGTAEREYEERRREHWKLLSSLKTTVEGLVSTTNPNVWSRYGGLQRLHKDMNNILSHGLTNEQVYYKQRDYWPYVWCVRYISPHLASHVEQFSSLEPVPCSGAQGGGESYKAERWLLHSLQVHMLSVQLRPLLRHQGHTRKYYNDTAFLLSEPHVTAMFQCLEALEQNNPKLLALVDTVALSPMRSQPCIGLLKTQSMCVLPGSWRATDGPPKGQALSHRLTTSISSLREVDEAAAQSTARRHTDSDPTSSAVSLGPDWVPGAGGGGVRGPTPSAAPLLMPPLISLTSSPRSSSPMPEAGEGDYDDGPEYLAIGNQGQRSRQDSRSSTPNRGPAESAAPPPPRRSSLAVAPPPPRRSSFSEGQRGPARVTRGHIRSISDTGVDQKRQESAGDDCSIKDYNPFATHSSDVSASGSLYMESNCSEHSGVPDGMFRKPSKGQSLISYLSEQDFGSCADLEKENAHFSISESLIAAIELMKCNVRRREEEGDEEEDSDCEIQQLKQKIRLRRQQIRRSHLPPCSSAQHALPSTDSGGSRRSSRDSSQGLSDSGSAEEVGECDLDDDCAGQSLLAVSQNGLTLSLASLFSEADIKRSVTSTKSFLSSDSICPSFLQSNSAESVAMGLLRQFEGMQLPAASELDWLVPEQDAPQKLLPIPDSLPISPDDGEHADIYKLRIRVRGNLEWAPPRPQIIFNIHPAPKRKIVVTKQNHRCAGCGIRVDPDYIKRLRYCEYLGRYFCQCCHDNAQAVVPGRVLRKWDFGKYYVSNFARDLLGKIAGDPLFNPNDINSGLYKKIKALEAVRVLRVQLFHMKNLFKTCRLARDVLDQFDSLPGHLTEDLHLFSLNDLAAVRSGDLVPRLKELLKHGSTHVAGCVLCQAKGFVCEFCGNGKDIIFPFDLNKCQRCEECHACYHRGCFRAGKECPRCQRLAARRERMARKNMEEQEDEGGGG